AAGTAGTGGGCTATGCACACGGTTTCCTGTTCATTGCCTACGTGGTAATCGCCATTGTTTTTGTTCGTGAACGAAAATGGGGACTTAGAAGAACCGCAATTTTGCTGATTGCCTCACTATTGCCGTTCGGAACTTTTTATGCGGATAAAAAGTACCTGAAGCCATTGGATCATTCTTCTTGAAATGTGTAGATGCTGCCATCAAAAGCGCAAAAATAGAGCTCGTTTTGCGCGTCCACACCGAAGGAAGCAATGTTCAGACCGGTATTGAACAATATCTCATTATCACTCCCATCAAGGGTCAATGCCCAAATACGGCCACTGATAAAATCAGCGTAAACGTACTTGCCCTGAAGCGAGGCAACGGCATTGCCCCGGTAAACAAAACCACCGGTAATCGATTTATCGCCCGCATCATGGTTGTACTCAAAAATCGGTGGCTCAAGCCCGGTATCGTCACAGTCGCCCGAAAAGCAAAAAGTGCCTTCAAAAAGCTTCCAGCCAAAATTGCCCCCAGATACGATGATGTTTATTTCTTCACGTTCGCCCTGGCCCACATCGCCCGACCATAGTTCCCCCGTTTGGTCGTCAAAGCTCATCCGCCACGGATTTCGAAGTCCGAATGCAAAGATTTCCCCACGCACGCCATTTTCACCAATAAATGGATTGTCAGCTGGAATGGCATAGTTCAATCCGGTCGAAACATTGTCTATGTCAATCCGCAAAATGGCCCCCAAAAGATTTGAGCGGTTCTGCGCATTGTTCTGGGGATCGCCACCAGAACCGCCATCTCCAGAGGCAATATAAAGATACCCGTCGGGGCCAAAGGCCAACTGGCCACCGTTGTGGTTGGTATAGGGTTGTGCAATCTCCAATAAAATCTGCTCTGAGTTGGGGTCTGCTCCATTTGCATTCGCCGATGAGACCTGAAACCGTGAGGTGACCGAGAGGGTTTCTGTCGGTGTATAGTTCACATAAAAATAGCCATTGGATTCAAAATTTGGGTGGAAGGCTAGGCCCAAAAGTCCCTGTTCATTGGCGTTAGTGCCTATTTTATTGCTGATATCAAGAAAAATCGCCGTTTCTTCAACAGTGGCATCGTTTTCAAATACTTTTATAACACCTCCCTGTTCCACCACAAACACACGCCCACTGCCATCATTTGGGGTCTGAAAATCCAAGGGGCGATCAAAGTTCAGGTTGGGAAAGGCATTGACGAAGACAAGGCTTGTACCATTGCCATCATCACTTTGACCATCATCGGTCATCGAATCGTCTTCTTTTGTAGCGTTGCAGGAAACAAGGACTGTGATACATAGAAAAAGTGGCAGCAGGTAGGGTTTCATAATAGGGGGCTTTTATTAAAGATACGGATA
This portion of the Flagellimonas lutaonensis genome encodes:
- a CDS encoding DUF3817 domain-containing protein, which codes for MLTAFRITAILEGISYLLLFALTMPLKYWADMTEPNKVVGYAHGFLFIAYVVIAIVFVRERKWGLRRTAILLIASLLPFGTFYADKKYLKPLDHSS
- a CDS encoding PQQ-dependent sugar dehydrogenase gives rise to the protein MKPYLLPLFLCITVLVSCNATKEDDSMTDDGQSDDGNGTSLVFVNAFPNLNFDRPLDFQTPNDGSGRVFVVEQGGVIKVFENDATVEETAIFLDISNKIGTNANEQGLLGLAFHPNFESNGYFYVNYTPTETLSVTSRFQVSSANANGADPNSEQILLEIAQPYTNHNGGQLAFGPDGYLYIASGDGGSGGDPQNNAQNRSNLLGAILRIDIDNVSTGLNYAIPADNPFIGENGVRGEIFAFGLRNPWRMSFDDQTGELWSGDVGQGEREEINIIVSGGNFGWKLFEGTFCFSGDCDDTGLEPPIFEYNHDAGDKSITGGFVYRGNAVASLQGKYVYADFISGRIWALTLDGSDNEILFNTGLNIASFGVDAQNELYFCAFDGSIYTFQEE